DNA from Bacteroidia bacterium:
AAAGTTCCTTTTGAACGTTTCGGCGTAAGTAATAAACACGAATTAGAGTATAAAATTCATGAAAATTTGCTGCACTCTTATTTGCTCAAAGAGGATATGGAAAAAGTAGAAGAGCTTCAACAAAAATTAGAGGAACTAAAAAAGCAAAGAAAATAGCATGCTTTTAGCCATAGAGTCTTCGTGTGATGAAACTGCTGCAGCAGTATGCAATTTAGAAGGCAAAATCCTTTCAAATGTGCTGCGTAGCCAAGCCATTCATGCCAAGTATGGGGGAGTTATTCCTGAATTAGCTTCAAGGGCGCATCAACAGACGATAGTTACAGTAGTCAAGCATGCGTTAGAGCAGGCAGGAATTACAAAAAAAGACGTACAAGCTGTTGCAGTAACACAAGGGCCAGGCTTGATAGGTGCTTTGTTAGTAGGAATTCATTTTGCTAAGGGTTTTGCGTTAGCTAAAAATATTCCACTCATAGCCGTCAATCACATTCAAGCGCATGTTTTAGCCCATTTGATAGAAAATCCTCAAATAGAGTATCCTTTTTTGTGTTTGTTAGTTTCGGGCGGGCATACTCAAATTATGTGGGTTAAAAGTCCGTTAGAAATGCAGGTAGTAGGTCAAACTTTGGATGATGCCGCAGGAGAGGCTTTTGACAAAGGTGCAAAAATGTTAGGCTTTTC
Protein-coding regions in this window:
- the tsaD gene encoding tRNA (adenosine(37)-N6)-threonylcarbamoyltransferase complex transferase subunit TsaD yields the protein MLLAIESSCDETAAAVCNLEGKILSNVLRSQAIHAKYGGVIPELASRAHQQTIVTVVKHALEQAGITKKDVQAVAVTQGPGLIGALLVGIHFAKGFALAKNIPLIAVNHIQAHVLAHLIENPQIEYPFLCLLVSGGHTQIMWVKSPLEMQVVGQTLDDAAGEAFDKGAKMLGFSYPGGPLIDKYAQQGNPKFYTFPIANVPDLNYSFSGLKTALLYYLQKQSSTFIQEHLADICASYQQAITQALLDKFILAIERYKPKAITLSGGVAANSYIRTRFIEVGRMLNLKTYIPKFEYCTDNAAMIAIAGLHLWKAGKVANQTLVPFATYPKE